The proteins below come from a single Acaryochloris sp. CCMEE 5410 genomic window:
- a CDS encoding tetratricopeptide repeat protein, translated as MQRSHAKSVILFLLISSLWPIPGLGQSQATQISLDQAKQELKAGQYNQAEIHLRQIVQDQPQSAEAYFNLGLSLHLQLELDEAIKTYEQAIQLDPTYDRPYTNMGLALIEANQLDEASTVFKQVLSLPERPEQPASIHTLAHYNLAIILKRQGKLDAAQQEVQAALAITPGFTQAQTLQQMLN; from the coding sequence ATGCAACGTTCCCATGCCAAGTCGGTCATTCTCTTTTTGCTAATCAGCAGTTTATGGCCCATCCCTGGGTTAGGACAGAGTCAGGCTACACAGATCTCGCTAGACCAAGCCAAGCAGGAGCTCAAGGCAGGGCAATATAATCAAGCTGAAATTCATCTACGTCAGATTGTGCAAGATCAACCTCAGTCGGCCGAGGCCTATTTCAATTTAGGGCTAAGCCTACATCTACAGCTCGAATTAGACGAAGCGATAAAAACCTACGAACAGGCGATCCAACTTGACCCCACTTACGACCGCCCTTATACCAATATGGGGTTAGCGTTGATTGAAGCCAATCAACTGGATGAAGCCAGTACTGTATTCAAACAGGTCTTATCTTTACCAGAACGCCCCGAACAACCTGCTAGCATCCACACCTTGGCCCACTACAATTTAGCCATTATCCTCAAACGGCAAGGCAAGCTAGATGCTGCACAGCAGGAGGTTCAGGCAGCTCTAGCCATCACACCTGGTTTTACGCAAGCTCAAACGCTCCAACAAATGCTGAACTGA
- a CDS encoding pitrilysin family protein — MRLSRLHKIALLLLAAFVSLALYSQPVWAETPKSPPAEVGQSIQPYLDRVKDKVTTFRLKNGLKFIVLERHQAPVVALHTYADVGGSDEPVGQTGVAHYLEHLAFKGTRRIGATDYESEEPLLEQQDKLFDQIQAAKAKKDEQAVQSLTQEFAEVSKQAGELVKQNEMGQIINQEGGVGLNATTSSDATRYFYSLPANKLELWMSLESERFLEPVFREFYKEKEVILEERRLRTDNSPIGKMVEVFLGEAFDIHPYLQPVIGYEKDLRNLTRQNVQDFFDTYYGPGNLTIAVVGDVNPKEVKKLAKTYFGRFKSRSQPPKVTEVEPPQQKTKSVTLELKSQPWYLEGYHRPAISDPDHVIYELIASLLSDGRTSRLYKSLVESQKIALSAEGFSGFPGDKYPNLMLFYALTAPGHTVDEVATALNAELAKLKTELVDIQDLDRLKTQARASLLRSLDSNSGMARLLTEYEVKTGDWRNLFSELEKIESVTPEDVQRIAQATFKPENRTVGYILSKGK; from the coding sequence ATGCGGTTGTCTAGATTACACAAAATTGCTTTGTTGCTATTGGCTGCCTTTGTTAGCCTCGCTCTTTATAGTCAACCGGTTTGGGCAGAAACCCCGAAATCCCCTCCAGCAGAAGTGGGTCAATCTATCCAACCCTATCTGGACCGTGTCAAGGATAAGGTGACAACATTCCGGCTCAAAAATGGCCTGAAGTTTATTGTTCTAGAAAGACATCAGGCACCTGTTGTTGCGTTGCATACTTATGCAGATGTGGGTGGTTCTGATGAACCAGTGGGACAAACGGGGGTTGCCCATTATCTAGAACATTTAGCGTTCAAAGGCACTCGCCGGATTGGTGCGACAGACTATGAGTCTGAAGAGCCACTTTTAGAGCAGCAAGACAAACTCTTTGACCAAATCCAAGCGGCTAAAGCAAAAAAAGATGAGCAAGCTGTCCAATCCTTAACCCAAGAATTTGCTGAAGTTTCCAAGCAAGCCGGGGAACTGGTCAAGCAAAATGAGATGGGCCAAATTATCAATCAAGAAGGGGGAGTGGGCCTTAATGCCACGACCTCTTCAGATGCGACTCGCTATTTCTATAGTTTGCCTGCCAATAAGCTGGAACTCTGGATGTCTTTGGAATCAGAGCGCTTCTTAGAGCCTGTTTTTCGGGAGTTCTATAAGGAAAAAGAAGTCATCTTAGAAGAACGGCGGCTACGCACGGATAATTCCCCCATCGGCAAAATGGTGGAAGTCTTCTTAGGCGAAGCCTTTGATATCCACCCTTATCTGCAGCCGGTGATTGGCTATGAAAAAGATCTTCGCAATTTAACTCGCCAGAATGTTCAAGACTTCTTTGATACCTACTATGGCCCTGGTAATTTAACTATTGCCGTTGTGGGAGATGTGAATCCCAAAGAGGTGAAGAAGCTTGCGAAAACTTATTTTGGCCGCTTCAAGTCGCGATCGCAGCCGCCTAAAGTCACGGAGGTAGAACCTCCACAGCAGAAAACAAAGTCTGTCACTCTGGAGCTAAAGTCCCAACCTTGGTATCTAGAAGGCTATCATCGTCCGGCCATTAGCGATCCAGATCATGTCATCTATGAACTGATTGCTAGCTTGCTGAGTGATGGCCGCACATCTCGGCTTTATAAGTCCTTAGTGGAATCGCAGAAGATTGCCTTGAGTGCCGAAGGCTTTAGTGGCTTCCCTGGGGACAAATATCCGAACCTGATGTTGTTCTACGCGTTAACAGCCCCTGGACATACGGTAGATGAAGTCGCTACTGCGTTGAATGCTGAGTTGGCAAAACTCAAAACGGAATTGGTGGATATTCAAGACTTGGATCGTCTGAAAACCCAGGCTCGGGCTAGCCTATTGCGATCGCTAGATTCGAATAGCGGTATGGCAAGGCTGCTGACAGAGTATGAAGTCAAAACTGGAGATTGGCGCAATCTATTTAGTGAACTTGAAAAGATTGAATCAGTTACTCCAGAAGATGTTCAGCGCATTGCCCAAGCGACCTTTAAGCCTGAAAATCGCACCGTGGGCTATATCTTGTCCAAGGGGAAATAA
- a CDS encoding DUF3747 domain-containing protein, with the protein MHYLSLHRLTAFAAAAIPFATTLPAIAVGIPTTNPDLLESKRSPQTLLAATFGKTAVPQNKFIAVAVPRDRGYYNLLILEQISSSKKCWKEHGSSPTEIEPLLLQFDFTGICGRSTDSNGYSIRQAGRDLGLNYQLTLQKQGDELLLLGMPSSRRLGEPMVIGRTGGMSSGLLKIHLNSGWQFAKRTYNGKTLGHVYLNTEQAQPAVFAGRRLSPPPRSSARREPIVPPSPERAVDIPVPSRTASASRSGFLYRVVVEPYDSQQKSRIKSIVPDAFQSNYQGRSVMQVGLFNSRSKVDNIVKLLKRNDLRPEVIENGPSRIAAVPPSSIASRGVDIPVPSPSADSGRRFQSAARQSSTLYRVVVRPRNTKQKSKIKSLVPDAFRSSHKGRSVMQVGLFDSRSKLERMVKLMERNGLKPEVIKDSRRRLALRTVPALVGVLPVPGSRIPIGRADKGSDIYNLRAGLPPAPPSSTIALGPRYRVVVSAFNSRQKSKLKGLVPGAFRSSYKGRSVMQVGSFASVREAQDRMQLIQRHGMNPILEKTQ; encoded by the coding sequence ATGCATTACTTATCTCTTCATAGGTTGACGGCATTCGCTGCTGCTGCCATTCCATTTGCGACGACTTTACCTGCGATCGCAGTTGGAATACCCACTACAAATCCAGACCTATTAGAGAGTAAACGCAGCCCTCAAACCTTATTAGCCGCTACCTTTGGAAAAACAGCTGTTCCCCAAAATAAATTTATTGCGGTTGCAGTCCCCCGCGATCGAGGCTACTACAATCTGCTGATCCTGGAGCAAATTTCTAGCAGCAAAAAATGTTGGAAAGAGCATGGATCGAGTCCAACGGAAATTGAACCCCTGTTGCTCCAGTTCGACTTTACGGGAATTTGTGGTCGCAGCACCGATAGCAATGGCTACTCTATTCGTCAGGCAGGTAGAGATCTAGGGTTAAATTACCAATTGACGTTGCAGAAACAAGGGGATGAGCTGTTGTTGCTAGGTATGCCTAGTTCTCGCCGGTTAGGAGAACCCATGGTCATCGGTAGGACCGGAGGCATGAGTTCTGGCTTGCTCAAAATTCATTTAAATTCGGGCTGGCAGTTTGCTAAACGGACCTACAATGGCAAAACCCTAGGCCATGTTTATCTCAATACGGAGCAAGCACAGCCGGCTGTTTTTGCAGGACGGCGCTTATCTCCTCCCCCGCGATCATCCGCGAGGAGGGAGCCTATTGTGCCCCCTTCCCCTGAGAGAGCCGTCGATATTCCTGTTCCTTCTCGGACTGCATCAGCCTCACGGTCAGGCTTTCTCTATCGCGTTGTCGTTGAGCCTTATGATAGTCAGCAAAAGTCTCGCATCAAATCAATAGTGCCAGATGCATTTCAATCCAACTACCAAGGTCGTTCGGTGATGCAGGTCGGCTTGTTCAATAGCCGCTCCAAAGTCGATAACATCGTCAAGTTGTTGAAGCGCAATGACTTGAGGCCAGAGGTGATTGAAAATGGGCCGTCTCGAATTGCTGCCGTCCCTCCTTCTTCAATTGCTAGTCGTGGTGTAGATATTCCGGTTCCTTCCCCATCCGCTGACAGTGGGCGTCGGTTTCAATCAGCTGCCCGCCAGTCTAGTACCCTGTATCGGGTGGTTGTTAGACCTCGCAATACCAAACAAAAATCTAAAATTAAGTCTCTGGTCCCCGATGCCTTTCGATCCTCCCATAAGGGGCGGTCCGTGATGCAAGTGGGGTTATTTGACAGTCGCTCCAAACTGGAACGCATGGTTAAGCTGATGGAACGAAATGGTTTAAAGCCTGAGGTCATCAAAGATAGTCGGCGTCGTCTCGCCCTAAGAACTGTGCCTGCTCTGGTAGGTGTGCTCCCGGTACCAGGTTCTCGAATTCCCATAGGTCGAGCAGATAAAGGCTCTGATATCTATAATCTTCGAGCGGGTTTACCCCCTGCACCCCCCTCCTCCACGATTGCATTGGGACCGCGATATCGAGTCGTCGTGTCAGCCTTTAACTCCCGTCAAAAAAGTAAGCTTAAAGGGTTGGTTCCCGGTGCATTTCGATCTTCCTACAAAGGACGATCCGTGATGCAAGTGGGGTCATTTGCCTCTGTGCGAGAAGCGCAAGATAGAATGCAACTGATCCAACGTCACGGGATGAACCCGATTCTGGAGAAAACTCAGTAA
- a CDS encoding substrate-binding domain-containing protein, which translates to MRPKRSTSISQLAMVVTLGVSSAILLPESVGQRVQAQEGATTIRIDNLTRMAPINQALKQHYENQTPDTTVEIKRQQADAPLQVKGQQADLAAISRLLTEEEKAQGLVQVPVTREKIAIVVGQDNPFAKGLTIDQVVKIFRGEITNWSELGGPSAPIRVIHRPIASNLQSTLQTYELFRAANFEAGGQIVQLDQDDVSALMDELGKDGISYALASQIGEAEAIRPLSMYNTLPDDPRYPFSQPFTYVYQGTPTASTKTFLDFVASAPGQDAIAEAKTQPAISDDASANGSSTKDSAQDGKTDANAGSADYAQSGNPPSASSDGSSPDGTDPPSASTETAGDPQDTSGGLGWLPIALMVLVLGGLVGGVLKTLLAKSKPKPAPRPAPNYAEKIRPTRIQAPETALQEPPTPSPSGPVGEEGGSPLSPENVVLGAATAGAVNEMAMPAETKLQGSETELQIPEMEPEAPDEWVDITSRELQAQTRIQNPKTELQDTPPSQRGPKTQLQDPTATQLQVPDSEDLAAAQDLDSSPTQLYDPLDSNPTQLQDPTATQLQDLSATQLQEPNPTQLQDSSLTQLQDLSATQLQEPNPTQLQDSSSTQLQDSSPTQLQEPQQAWMEAVDNPFGIDSPPTQLQDPKQTWIQDDQLSPAMDAPQTSDPRQTWIQDEDFPEGMNPQMSQTPDPKETWIQEEEEG; encoded by the coding sequence ATGAGACCCAAACGATCTACTTCTATTTCCCAGCTAGCGATGGTGGTCACGTTGGGGGTCTCCTCGGCAATCCTTTTGCCGGAATCGGTTGGGCAACGGGTGCAAGCTCAGGAAGGGGCGACAACCATTCGCATCGACAATCTGACCCGCATGGCTCCGATTAATCAGGCGCTCAAGCAGCACTATGAAAATCAAACCCCGGATACGACGGTTGAGATTAAGCGCCAGCAGGCTGATGCTCCGCTCCAGGTCAAAGGTCAACAGGCTGATTTAGCGGCCATTAGCCGTCTCCTTACTGAGGAAGAGAAAGCACAGGGTTTAGTCCAAGTCCCCGTTACCCGGGAAAAAATTGCCATTGTGGTAGGCCAAGATAATCCCTTTGCCAAGGGGTTAACTATTGACCAAGTGGTAAAGATTTTTCGGGGAGAAATTACGAACTGGTCCGAATTGGGAGGACCCTCTGCCCCTATCCGTGTGATTCATCGTCCGATAGCCAGCAATCTTCAAAGTACGCTACAAACCTATGAATTATTCCGAGCCGCTAACTTTGAAGCGGGCGGTCAAATTGTGCAGTTAGATCAAGATGACGTTTCGGCGCTGATGGATGAATTGGGTAAGGATGGCATTAGCTATGCCCTTGCCAGCCAGATTGGCGAAGCTGAAGCGATTCGTCCCCTCTCCATGTACAACACTTTGCCGGATGATCCGCGCTATCCCTTTTCTCAGCCCTTTACCTATGTCTATCAAGGTACGCCCACTGCCTCGACTAAGACGTTTCTCGACTTTGTGGCCTCTGCTCCGGGACAAGATGCGATTGCTGAAGCGAAGACCCAACCTGCAATATCCGATGACGCCAGCGCCAATGGTTCATCGACGAAGGATTCTGCCCAGGACGGAAAAACAGATGCCAATGCTGGATCTGCGGATTATGCTCAATCAGGCAATCCCCCGTCGGCATCATCGGATGGTTCTAGTCCAGATGGTACGGACCCACCATCTGCGAGCACAGAGACGGCAGGAGACCCTCAAGATACGTCTGGCGGACTAGGGTGGCTACCCATAGCTCTTATGGTTTTGGTGTTGGGGGGACTCGTGGGTGGTGTATTGAAAACATTGCTGGCAAAATCTAAGCCAAAACCAGCACCGCGACCGGCCCCCAATTATGCTGAAAAAATAAGACCAACTCGGATTCAAGCGCCTGAAACAGCGTTACAAGAGCCCCCAACTCCATCCCCTTCAGGGCCAGTGGGTGAGGAAGGCGGTAGTCCTCTTTCCCCTGAAAATGTGGTGTTGGGGGCGGCGACGGCAGGGGCAGTTAACGAGATGGCTATGCCAGCTGAAACGAAGCTGCAAGGATCAGAAACTGAGCTGCAGATTCCTGAAATGGAACCAGAAGCCCCGGATGAGTGGGTGGATATTACGTCTCGGGAGTTACAGGCACAAACTCGCATTCAAAATCCTAAAACTGAACTGCAGGATACGCCGCCATCCCAGCGAGGCCCAAAGACTCAGCTCCAAGACCCAACGGCGACTCAGCTTCAAGTCCCTGACAGTGAAGATCTGGCAGCCGCACAGGACCTTGATTCAAGCCCAACCCAGCTATACGATCCATTGGATTCGAACCCGACTCAGCTCCAAGACCCAACGGCGACTCAGCTCCAAGACTTGAGTGCCACCCAACTGCAGGAGCCTAACCCAACTCAGCTCCAAGACTCGAGTCTGACACAGCTCCAAGATCTCAGCGCTACCCAATTGCAAGAACCAAATCCGACTCAACTTCAAGATTCCAGTTCAACTCAACTCCAAGACTCTAGTCCAACCCAGCTTCAGGAGCCTCAACAGGCTTGGATGGAAGCGGTAGATAATCCGTTTGGCATCGATTCGCCGCCGACTCAACTGCAAGATCCAAAACAAACTTGGATTCAAGATGATCAGCTATCCCCCGCGATGGATGCGCCTCAAACGTCAGATCCAAGGCAAACTTGGATACAAGACGAGGACTTTCCTGAAGGGATGAATCCCCAGATGTCTCAAACGCCGGATCCCAAAGAAACTTGGATTCAGGAAGAAGAGGAAGGCTGA
- a CDS encoding ribonuclease III family protein, protein MASCPPQRQRQLEKLILRLGLPGNAPIRWDLLDLALTHPSASGQANYEQLEFVGDAVVRLLAAVLLQAENVQGSVGEWSAIRSVLVSDRHLATLAANYGLDRFLLLGPSTLKDRRGQDSRLADAFEAVLGALYLSTGDLSLIQPWLQDPLRKKAEQVRIDPAYQNYKAALQQWTQAVYQQLPEYRVQETSPPSLDPSDVMADRFTAEVWLQEELLGVGKGHSIKAAEKAAAQIAFLKVQSPLAETEF, encoded by the coding sequence ATGGCCAGTTGCCCTCCTCAACGACAACGACAGCTCGAAAAATTGATCCTGCGACTAGGGCTGCCTGGGAATGCCCCTATTCGCTGGGATCTTCTCGATCTGGCCCTGACCCATCCCTCTGCCTCTGGGCAGGCCAATTATGAACAATTAGAATTTGTGGGCGACGCCGTTGTCCGTCTCTTAGCTGCTGTTCTTTTACAGGCAGAGAACGTTCAGGGATCCGTGGGAGAATGGTCTGCGATTCGTTCCGTCTTGGTCAGCGATCGCCACCTAGCGACCCTAGCCGCTAACTATGGTCTGGATCGATTTCTACTGCTAGGTCCCAGTACCCTGAAGGATCGCCGAGGCCAAGACTCTCGACTAGCCGATGCGTTTGAAGCCGTCTTGGGGGCCCTTTATCTCAGCACCGGTGACCTCTCGCTAATTCAGCCCTGGCTCCAAGATCCTTTGCGAAAAAAGGCAGAGCAGGTCAGAATCGATCCCGCGTATCAGAACTATAAAGCGGCCCTCCAGCAATGGACTCAGGCCGTTTATCAACAATTGCCCGAATATCGAGTCCAAGAGACTTCACCTCCATCCCTGGATCCTAGTGACGTGATGGCTGACCGCTTTACCGCCGAAGTCTGGCTGCAAGAGGAATTATTGGGGGTGGGGAAAGGGCACTCTATCAAAGCAGCGGAGAAAGCCGCAGCCCAAATAGCCTTTTTAAAAGTCCAGTCGCCGTTGGCCGAGACTGAGTTTTAG
- the ccsB gene encoding c-type cytochrome biogenesis protein CcsB: protein MDLVLLQNKLDNLSFAVLFVTMLVYWGGLAFPNIPFFPTLGTAGMAIANLCMACLLGARWMEGGYFPISNLYESLFFLAWGVTTIHLLAEWLSRSRLVGAATAPVAMGIAAFAALSLPDEMQSSAPLVPALKSNWLMMHVSVMMLSYSALLVGSLLAIAFLIVTFGQPVELKGSSIGTGSFRKREPQAPAASAASNLDDGLSMGSAQATAVLTPVSTPQAPSFSLNRMSLAESLDNLSYRMIGLGFPLLTVGIIAGAVWANEAWGAPWSWDPKETWALITWLVFAAYLHARITRGWQGRRPAYLATGGFFVVWVCYLGVNLLGKGLHSYGWFF, encoded by the coding sequence ATGGATCTGGTCCTACTCCAGAATAAGCTTGATAATCTTTCCTTCGCGGTCTTGTTTGTAACCATGTTGGTCTATTGGGGAGGACTTGCCTTTCCCAACATTCCGTTTTTCCCCACCTTGGGAACCGCCGGAATGGCCATCGCGAATCTATGTATGGCTTGCTTACTCGGCGCTCGTTGGATGGAAGGGGGCTATTTCCCCATTAGCAACCTGTATGAATCTTTATTCTTCTTAGCCTGGGGTGTCACCACCATTCATCTCTTAGCCGAATGGCTCAGTCGGAGCCGATTGGTCGGAGCTGCAACTGCGCCCGTGGCCATGGGGATCGCTGCCTTTGCAGCTCTATCTTTACCTGATGAGATGCAATCCTCAGCGCCCTTGGTGCCTGCCCTCAAATCGAATTGGCTGATGATGCATGTCAGCGTCATGATGCTGAGCTACTCGGCCTTGCTTGTGGGGTCTTTATTAGCCATTGCCTTTTTAATCGTGACCTTTGGTCAGCCCGTAGAACTCAAAGGCAGCTCGATTGGCACCGGCAGCTTCCGCAAGCGAGAACCTCAAGCCCCCGCCGCTTCTGCCGCCAGCAACTTGGATGATGGATTATCGATGGGTTCAGCTCAAGCCACTGCTGTGCTCACTCCCGTCTCTACTCCTCAAGCGCCTTCTTTTTCTCTAAACCGCATGAGCCTGGCAGAATCCTTAGATAACCTGAGTTACCGCATGATTGGATTGGGATTTCCCCTATTAACCGTGGGAATTATTGCCGGTGCTGTATGGGCGAATGAAGCCTGGGGGGCACCCTGGAGCTGGGACCCCAAAGAAACTTGGGCTTTAATTACTTGGCTCGTATTTGCTGCCTACCTCCATGCCCGGATCACTCGGGGGTGGCAAGGGCGACGCCCAGCCTATTTAGCTACAGGGGGATTTTTTGTCGTCTGGGTATGTTATCTAGGAGTCAACCTATTAGGCAAAGGATTACATTCCTATGGCTGGTTCTTTTAA
- a CDS encoding DnaJ domain-containing protein, protein MVDSQDHYSVLQVSPQATPADIKTAFRRLVRQYHPDLNPNNPRAAEVFQKICTAYEVLSNRDQRVIYDHNDGPRSPFVEEPGSVVLQDAQQYFMQGVQKANRRNYATAIADFTQAIHLDKRYLEAYMGRCQARFALGHNREVLQDCDHILSIQPQSAQAFFFRGRSCYRLGHLDLSIESYSQAIALEKDYAQAFYHRGIAYIKVKERLAIRDLQAAASLFRQQGHIGHYQRAIATLKDLNRKPANILLNLPRNGAILATTALTTLPRLLVNPSGAALQVWQSQLPYQSIGISLIGAGLAMGCVVGGNHLFAPETWTVSDSQVMLLSLVAFSSLVLAGSLIRRMVGKGGSWSGDLLVAGSAMLPVGVWAILCGLAMQLGQIELIALSLFASSFAILGLYSGYTKIGKIAEPIAALAVPTIVMISYGVTALLYRALMLQLV, encoded by the coding sequence ATGGTGGACTCACAAGATCATTACAGTGTGCTGCAGGTGTCTCCACAGGCGACTCCAGCAGATATCAAAACGGCTTTTCGTCGACTGGTTCGCCAGTATCATCCCGACTTAAATCCCAATAACCCTAGGGCTGCAGAGGTTTTCCAAAAAATATGTACGGCCTATGAAGTTCTGAGTAATCGTGATCAGCGGGTTATTTATGATCATAACGATGGTCCTCGATCTCCATTTGTTGAAGAACCTGGTTCTGTTGTTCTCCAAGATGCTCAACAGTATTTTATGCAAGGGGTACAGAAGGCAAATAGACGAAATTATGCCACTGCGATTGCCGATTTTACCCAAGCGATTCATCTCGATAAGCGTTATTTAGAAGCCTATATGGGGCGATGTCAAGCTCGGTTTGCCCTCGGCCATAATCGGGAAGTTTTGCAAGATTGTGATCATATTTTGAGCATTCAGCCCCAATCGGCTCAAGCCTTCTTTTTTCGAGGACGATCTTGCTATCGGTTAGGCCATTTAGATTTATCTATTGAATCCTATTCCCAAGCCATTGCCCTCGAAAAAGACTACGCCCAAGCGTTTTATCACCGAGGCATCGCTTATATCAAAGTGAAAGAGCGCTTGGCGATTCGTGATCTGCAAGCAGCTGCGAGTTTGTTCCGACAACAGGGGCATATTGGTCACTACCAACGGGCCATCGCCACCCTCAAAGATCTCAATCGCAAGCCCGCCAATATCCTCTTGAATCTGCCTCGAAATGGGGCAATTTTGGCAACTACTGCTTTGACGACTTTACCTCGCCTGCTGGTGAATCCCAGTGGTGCTGCCCTACAGGTGTGGCAAAGTCAGTTGCCGTATCAATCCATTGGTATTAGCTTGATTGGTGCGGGGCTGGCTATGGGCTGTGTGGTGGGAGGGAACCATCTCTTTGCCCCAGAAACCTGGACCGTGTCTGATTCCCAAGTGATGCTGCTTAGCTTAGTGGCTTTTTCTAGCCTAGTGTTAGCGGGCAGTCTTATTCGGCGGATGGTGGGAAAGGGTGGCAGCTGGTCTGGAGATTTGCTGGTTGCTGGGTCGGCCATGTTGCCCGTGGGCGTCTGGGCGATTCTTTGCGGCTTGGCGATGCAGCTCGGTCAAATTGAGTTGATTGCCTTGAGTCTGTTTGCTTCCAGTTTTGCCATTCTGGGCTTATACAGTGGCTACACCAAAATTGGCAAAATTGCGGAACCCATTGCAGCCCTGGCAGTCCCCACAATTGTGATGATTAGCTATGGGGTGACTGCCTTGCTGTATCGAGCATTGATGCTGCAATTGGTTTAA
- the tilS gene encoding tRNA lysidine(34) synthetase TilS, with protein sequence MINSAPWTPLHAHLHHILKVRQLLPMQQRILIALSGGQDSFCLLQLLVDLQPKWGWQLAIAHGDHRWPLDSDANAHHVTQIARQYQLPYFLRQATTELRSEAAGRQWRYQILTEIAQQEAYPLVVSAHTASDRAETLLYNLIRGSGTDGLQALSWQRPLSDRVMLVRPLLEVTRAQTGEFCQHRNLPIWQDAMNQNLVYRRNRIRLEVLPHLKTHFNPQVETTLAHTAEILQGDVDFLETETQKLLAISLPSSPPVLSETEQYWGYIDRDTLQSAPLALQRRALRHFLQQAIDMTANFQQIEKVMALVKAPNHSRTDPLKKQWVAEVIQPWIVIRSLS encoded by the coding sequence GTGATTAATTCTGCTCCTTGGACTCCGCTTCATGCTCATTTGCACCACATCCTGAAAGTACGGCAACTTTTGCCCATGCAACAGCGAATCTTAATCGCTCTTTCGGGTGGACAAGATTCATTTTGCCTCTTACAGCTTTTAGTTGACCTACAGCCCAAATGGGGTTGGCAACTCGCCATTGCCCATGGCGATCATCGCTGGCCTCTAGATTCTGATGCTAACGCCCACCATGTTACTCAAATTGCCCGCCAATATCAGTTGCCCTACTTCCTACGCCAAGCCACCACGGAACTCAGAAGCGAAGCCGCCGGACGCCAATGGCGATATCAGATCCTGACAGAAATTGCCCAACAGGAAGCATATCCCCTGGTTGTCTCTGCCCATACTGCCAGCGATCGGGCAGAGACCTTGCTCTATAACTTAATACGAGGCAGTGGTACAGATGGCTTACAAGCCTTAAGTTGGCAGCGTCCTCTCTCAGATCGGGTGATGCTCGTGCGGCCTTTACTCGAAGTGACGCGGGCCCAAACCGGAGAATTTTGTCAGCATAGAAATCTGCCGATCTGGCAGGATGCCATGAATCAAAACCTTGTCTATCGCCGTAATCGCATTCGGCTAGAAGTTCTCCCTCATCTTAAGACCCATTTCAATCCTCAAGTGGAAACCACCCTGGCTCATACTGCAGAGATCTTGCAAGGTGATGTTGATTTTTTAGAAACAGAAACCCAGAAACTATTGGCGATTTCCCTGCCTAGTTCCCCTCCGGTCTTATCTGAAACAGAACAATATTGGGGGTATATTGATCGGGATACCCTCCAATCTGCTCCCCTGGCATTACAACGCCGAGCCCTGCGTCATTTTTTGCAGCAGGCTATCGATATGACTGCTAATTTCCAACAGATCGAAAAAGTGATGGCTCTAGTGAAAGCGCCGAATCATTCCCGCACTGATCCGCTGAAAAAACAATGGGTAGCAGAAGTCATTCAACCCTGGATAGTGATTCGCTCCCTTTCATAA
- the rppA gene encoding two-component system response regulator RppA — translation MSQILLVDDEVELTDALSRLLKREGYGVDVANDGEAALLAVQRQIGQGLLYDLLILDWMLPKLSGIEVCQELRSQSQLTPVLFLTAKDTLDDRVQGLDAGADDYLVKPFELRELLARVRALLRRSEQFSQTSPESLSQRIQMEGLELDLESQIAYCQGQAITLSEKESQLLTYLMQHPHQLLTHDQIYQHLWPSGDQPSSNVLAAQIRLLRRKIAAKNSPPLIHTIYGKGYWFGSKVETEP, via the coding sequence ATGAGTCAAATCTTGCTAGTTGATGATGAGGTTGAACTAACCGATGCCCTTAGCCGTCTGCTCAAGCGAGAGGGGTATGGCGTGGATGTTGCCAATGATGGGGAAGCCGCTTTACTCGCGGTGCAGCGCCAGATCGGACAGGGACTCCTGTATGACTTACTGATCCTGGATTGGATGTTGCCCAAATTGTCGGGGATTGAAGTGTGTCAGGAGTTGAGATCGCAATCCCAACTCACCCCCGTTTTATTCCTGACCGCCAAAGATACCCTAGACGATCGGGTACAAGGCCTGGATGCGGGTGCAGATGACTACCTAGTCAAGCCCTTTGAATTAAGAGAGCTACTGGCACGTGTGCGGGCGCTTCTGCGTCGGAGTGAGCAGTTCTCGCAAACATCGCCGGAATCCTTGTCCCAGCGCATCCAGATGGAAGGCTTAGAACTGGATTTGGAAAGCCAAATTGCCTATTGTCAGGGACAGGCAATCACCTTGTCAGAAAAAGAGAGTCAACTGCTGACCTATCTGATGCAACACCCTCACCAACTGCTCACCCATGACCAGATTTACCAACATCTATGGCCGAGTGGCGATCAACCGAGTAGCAATGTCTTAGCCGCCCAAATTCGGCTGCTGCGTCGAAAAATTGCCGCCAAAAACTCTCCACCGCTCATCCATACGATCTATGGCAAAGGATATTGGTTTGGGTCCAAGGTAGAGACGGAACCGTAA